One window of Campylobacter avium LMG 24591 genomic DNA carries:
- a CDS encoding motility associated factor glycosyltransferase family protein, with product MKKTQLLDKNLSAMKAPAFQPLVKKLKRIKQSKKFEPFFDLYEPLNLNITELKSKERFYKNPLEEMKEKLDSIEKERARYPSLFFYGMGNGVLYKALLQNTNHKRIIVFEKEIELIFIAFCIIDFSQDLLRSRLVVFLSSLFDEQRSESIFNLSEIHLLNRSYHLELNCDYYDKYKKDILKINSINHKSIVATNLKKGNDTRDALQGIEQFVRHIPNMITRPSMQELIKKRKNKAETAIIVATGPSLDKQLKLLKKYHKRASIFCLDASYPILAKEGIKPDYVLSLERVAATSEFFDNDFGDFDKDILFVLLALTHPNTIKYLERNKRNYMLTPRSLPIASALNIKGYNPLTGMTVSHMAVQLANYLEHKNIILIGQDLAFAKDGLTHSKAYPRGTKKAKEEIGRIPKQTVKAYGGIGTVETTQIWWLFKQIFEFMFSGPLKNVNIYNATEGGARIENCIEKPFKECCEELLSKDIKKPFPKVKPYSRQEQNDLLLKAYKDIKSFQKRTETLLKECRKVSNQMAQIIHAQVPKVSLQTVYENLDKIKTRLGSKRYAYLAEVLGPSLHHYESSLAPLYLQNIQNDSDKQNKMLAWIYAHESWIDDVYNFSLLSNSIFKNSIVPLRELLEKRNVL from the coding sequence ATGAAAAAAACACAGTTGCTTGATAAGAATTTAAGTGCTATGAAAGCACCGGCTTTTCAGCCCTTGGTTAAAAAACTTAAACGCATTAAGCAAAGCAAAAAATTTGAGCCATTTTTTGACCTTTATGAGCCACTGAATTTAAACATCACAGAGCTTAAGAGCAAGGAGAGATTTTATAAAAATCCTTTAGAAGAGATGAAAGAAAAGCTTGATAGCATAGAAAAGGAAAGGGCAAGGTATCCTAGCTTGTTTTTTTATGGTATGGGAAATGGTGTTTTATACAAGGCGCTTTTGCAAAATACTAACCACAAAAGAATCATAGTCTTTGAAAAGGAAATAGAGCTTATATTTATAGCCTTTTGTATAATTGACTTTTCTCAGGACTTGCTAAGGTCAAGGCTTGTTGTTTTTCTTTCCTCTCTTTTTGATGAGCAACGTTCAGAAAGCATTTTCAACCTAAGCGAGATACACTTGCTTAACCGCTCGTATCACTTGGAGCTTAACTGTGATTATTATGATAAATACAAAAAGGACATTTTAAAAATAAATTCCATAAATCACAAATCTATAGTAGCTACAAATTTAAAGAAAGGCAACGACACAAGAGACGCCTTGCAAGGCATAGAGCAGTTTGTAAGACATATACCAAATATGATAACGCGTCCAAGTATGCAAGAGCTTATCAAAAAGAGGAAAAATAAGGCTGAAACAGCTATCATAGTAGCAACAGGACCAAGTCTTGATAAACAGCTAAAACTGCTTAAAAAATACCATAAAAGGGCAAGTATTTTTTGCCTTGATGCTTCCTATCCTATACTTGCAAAGGAGGGCATTAAGCCTGATTATGTCTTGAGTTTAGAAAGGGTTGCTGCTACTTCTGAATTCTTTGACAATGATTTTGGAGATTTTGATAAGGATATTTTATTTGTGCTTTTAGCCCTAACTCACCCAAATACTATAAAATACCTAGAAAGAAATAAAAGAAATTATATGCTAACACCAAGGTCTTTGCCTATTGCAAGCGCTTTAAACATAAAGGGGTATAATCCACTTACTGGTATGACTGTATCGCATATGGCTGTGCAACTTGCAAATTACTTAGAGCATAAAAATATCATCTTAATAGGACAGGATTTGGCATTCGCAAAGGACGGCTTGACGCATTCTAAGGCTTATCCTAGAGGCACAAAAAAAGCAAAAGAGGAAATTGGTAGAATTCCAAAGCAAACAGTAAAGGCTTATGGAGGGATTGGAACTGTTGAGACTACTCAAATTTGGTGGCTTTTTAAGCAGATTTTTGAATTTATGTTTAGCGGACCTCTTAAAAATGTAAATATCTACAATGCCACTGAGGGTGGTGCTAGGATAGAAAACTGCATAGAAAAACCTTTTAAAGAGTGCTGTGAGGAGCTTTTAAGCAAGGATATTAAAAAGCCTTTTCCTAAGGTAAAGCCTTATAGTAGGCAAGAACAAAATGACTTACTTTTAAAGGCTTATAAGGATATAAAAAGCTTTCAAAAACGCACCGAGACGCTTTTAAAAGAGTGTCGCAAGGTTTCTAATCAAATGGCACAAATCATTCACGCACAAGTTCCAAAAGTAAGCTTACAAACTGTTTATGAGAATTTAGACAAGATAAAAACAAGGTTAGGCAGCAAGAGGTATGCTTACTTAGCTGAGGTTTTAGGACCATCGCTTCATCACTATGAAAGCTCTTTAGCACCTCTTTATCTGCAAAACATACAAAATGATTCAGATAAGCAAAATAAGATGTTAGCTTGGATTTACGCTCATGAGTCTTGGATTGATGATGTGTATAATTTTTCTTTACTATCAAACTCAATCTTTAAAAACTCTATAGTGCCTTTAAGAGAGCTTTTAGAAAAAAGGAATGTGCTTTAA
- a CDS encoding motility associated factor glycosyltransferase family protein — protein sequence MKFTKQQKDLFRKNLKALNNPLLKDELAKIKEVRLYKSIFGSDSLDINFLDLRDNKKLFNNTLAEIQAKINLYNDKYKHYKCFLFYGFANGILYKALLQNKNLLHIAVFEHELELIYLCFHYIDFSDELSSNRLLIIHSKKNIYKTLQFLYEAQGVFFRYSRVYFLDLACDYYDKFSQDIIELNKKIISAIKKTTFLYGNDPLDSLQGVSQLTYNLKDMISNPCFKDVLEQRRNLGKTAIIVATGPSLHKQLPLLKEYAKNSTIFCADSAYPILMQNDIVPDYVCMVERTDFTAEFFKHDFGSKDDDTVFVLAALVHPNAISYLKNRNKQIVLIPKVSQFALYLNLSAYGLLNLAPSVSHFSFLMAHVLGYKNVIIIGQDLAYADDGSSHTVNYQHGEKFEDDMYTKFAVTAYGGEGEVQTHMFWQYFKEVLEQSFMHFNHSINIYNATQGGARIEHCIEKPFSECKQMLDENLAKPFARIINQTSKAKQDERMLKSYYKVLLSMAHCSYEEEILYKNVEPMLKKIKAYEKDIHASRAEISEDLAKLNKLEKELLITNQYASTQEIMQPLIVQFNLNFTRMAVLTTNSKEEEDEKNFVMLKEMILFFDYMRGIFKAQREALDENVKPLKQELIARGYEVRMHRIKDRIEKIKKRGGAFSYVDSIAQIKGKYLQRFHINGGGGIEVS from the coding sequence ATGAAATTTACTAAGCAACAAAAGGATTTATTTAGGAAAAATTTAAAAGCTTTAAACAACCCTCTTTTAAAAGATGAGTTAGCAAAGATAAAGGAAGTTAGGCTTTATAAGAGCATTTTTGGTTCTGATTCTTTGGATATAAATTTTCTTGATTTAAGGGATAATAAAAAGCTTTTTAATAACACCCTAGCTGAAATTCAAGCAAAAATCAATCTTTACAATGATAAATACAAGCATTACAAATGCTTTTTATTTTACGGTTTTGCAAATGGAATTTTATACAAGGCTTTATTGCAAAATAAAAATTTGCTCCACATAGCAGTTTTTGAACACGAGTTAGAGCTTATCTATCTTTGCTTTCACTACATAGATTTTTCAGATGAGCTTTCCTCAAATAGACTTCTTATCATACATAGCAAAAAAAATATATACAAAACCTTGCAATTTCTTTACGAGGCTCAGGGGGTATTTTTTAGGTATAGTAGGGTGTATTTTCTTGACTTAGCTTGCGATTATTATGATAAATTCTCACAAGATATTATAGAGCTTAATAAAAAGATAATTTCTGCCATTAAAAAAACCACATTTTTATACGGAAATGACCCGCTAGATAGCTTACAAGGTGTATCACAGCTTACTTACAATCTAAAAGATATGATTAGCAACCCTTGCTTTAAAGATGTCTTAGAGCAAAGAAGAAATTTAGGTAAAACAGCTATCATAGTAGCAACTGGACCCTCTTTACACAAGCAATTACCACTTCTTAAAGAATACGCTAAAAACTCAACTATATTTTGTGCGGATTCTGCTTATCCTATACTTATGCAAAATGACATTGTGCCTGATTATGTTTGTATGGTTGAAAGAACTGACTTTACAGCTGAGTTTTTTAAGCACGATTTTGGTTCAAAAGATGATGATACAGTTTTCGTTCTAGCAGCCTTGGTTCATCCAAATGCCATTTCTTATCTTAAAAACAGAAATAAGCAAATCGTGCTAATACCAAAGGTATCACAGTTTGCCCTATATCTTAACTTGAGTGCTTACGGTCTTTTAAATCTAGCTCCTTCTGTGTCGCATTTTTCCTTTTTAATGGCACATGTCTTAGGTTATAAAAATGTTATTATCATAGGACAAGACTTAGCTTATGCAGATGATGGCTCTTCTCATACTGTGAATTATCAGCATGGAGAGAAATTCGAAGATGATATGTATACTAAGTTCGCAGTTACTGCTTATGGTGGCGAGGGTGAGGTGCAAACTCATATGTTTTGGCAGTATTTTAAAGAGGTTTTAGAGCAAAGTTTTATGCATTTTAATCACAGTATTAATATCTACAATGCCACGCAGGGCGGTGCAAGGATAGAACACTGCATAGAAAAGCCCTTTAGTGAGTGCAAACAAATGCTAGATGAAAATTTGGCTAAGCCTTTTGCAAGGATTATAAATCAAACAAGTAAGGCAAAGCAAGATGAGCGAATGCTAAAATCTTACTACAAAGTGTTGCTTTCTATGGCACACTGCTCTTATGAGGAGGAGATTTTATATAAAAATGTAGAGCCTATGCTTAAGAAAATAAAGGCTTATGAAAAGGACATACACGCAAGTAGGGCTGAAATAAGTGAGGATTTAGCCAAGCTTAATAAGCTAGAAAAAGAACTTCTAATCACTAATCAATACGCCTCCACTCAAGAAATAATGCAACCTCTAATAGTGCAATTTAACCTAAATTTCACCCGAATGGCTGTTTTAACTACCAATAGCAAGGAAGAGGAAGATGAGAAAAATTTTGTGATGTTAAAAGAAATGATTTTGTTTTTTGACTATATGAGAGGTATTTTTAAGGCTCAAAGAGAGGCTTTAGATGAAAATGTAAAGCCCTTAAAGCAAGAGCTAATAGCTAGAGGCTATGAAGTAAGAATGCATCGTATAAAAGATAGGATAGAGAAAATTAAAAAACGGGGGGGGGCTTTTAGTTATGTTGATAGCATCGCACAAATCAAAGGAAAATATTTACAACGTTTCCACATCAACGGGGGGGGGGGTATTGAAGTTTCTTGA
- the secA gene encoding preprotein translocase subunit SecA: MLKIIKSIFGTKNDREIKKYFKRVNEINFLESKYEKLSDEELKSEFAKLQDKVLNKHLSLDNALVDVFAIVREVSKRVLNMRHFDVQLIGGMVLHEGKIAEMKTGEGKTLVASLAVVLNAMSKKGVHVVTVNDYLAKRDAEQMGEIYKFLGFSVGVILSNLHDDESKKIAYNSDITYGTNNEFGFDYLRDNMKYSLAEQVQREHNFVIVDEVDSILIDEARTPLIISGPTSRTLDGYIKANEVAKKMQKGEAATMPNEKASGDFVVDEKNRTILLTEAGISKAEKLFGVENLYSLDNAILAHQLDQALKAHNLFEKDVHYVLRENQVVIVDEFTGRLSEGRRFSEGLHQALEAKEGVKIQEESQTLADITFQNYFRMYDKLAGMTGTAQTEATEFSQIYSLDVISIPTNLPVKRIDKNDLIYKTQDEKFKAVIADIKEANKKGQPVLIGTASIERSEVFHSMLVKERIAHHVLNAKNHEQEALIIADAGKKGAVTIATNMAGRGVDIKIDDEVRSLGGLYIIGTERHESRRIDNQLRGRAGRQGDPGMSRFYLSLEDNLLRIFGGDRIKSIMNRLGIAEGESIESSIVTRAVENAQKKVESMHFESRKHLLEYDDVANEQRKTIYKYRNELLDEDFNIRAKISQNIGEYVSSLPNDQSIIKDDLDIDIEALKIKIATDFNLELKENLENLSTDELMDKLDSFLNKSYDEKMSVLDELDRKKVERIFYLQVLDNAYREHLYQMDILKTGISLRGYNQKDPLVEYKKESYNLFLELVERIKFESIKLLFSLKINEKDSKNFEERASEKNDELLQNSKQSNGQEETARETVSSSSKKIPRNSPCPCGSGKKYKECCGKSGPKRGILA; this comes from the coding sequence ATGCTAAAGATAATCAAAAGTATTTTTGGAACCAAAAACGATAGAGAAATCAAAAAATATTTTAAAAGAGTAAATGAGATAAATTTTTTAGAAAGCAAGTACGAAAAACTAAGTGATGAGGAGCTAAAAAGCGAATTCGCAAAACTACAAGATAAGGTTTTAAACAAACATTTATCACTTGATAATGCCTTAGTGGATGTTTTTGCCATAGTTAGAGAGGTTAGCAAAAGAGTTTTAAATATGCGTCATTTTGATGTGCAGTTAATCGGCGGCATGGTGCTGCACGAGGGCAAAATAGCAGAGATGAAAACGGGCGAGGGAAAGACCTTGGTGGCTTCTTTGGCCGTCGTTTTAAATGCCATGAGCAAAAAAGGTGTGCATGTCGTAACTGTAAATGATTACCTAGCTAAAAGAGATGCCGAGCAAATGGGCGAAATTTATAAATTTTTAGGCTTTAGCGTTGGGGTAATTTTATCAAATTTGCATGATGATGAAAGCAAGAAAATAGCTTATAACAGCGACATAACCTACGGAACAAACAATGAATTTGGCTTTGATTATTTAAGAGATAATATGAAATACTCTTTGGCTGAACAGGTGCAAAGAGAGCATAATTTTGTAATCGTTGATGAGGTCGATAGTATTTTAATCGACGAGGCTAGAACGCCGCTTATTATCAGTGGTCCAACTAGCAGAACCTTAGATGGCTACATCAAGGCAAATGAAGTAGCAAAGAAAATGCAAAAAGGCGAAGCTGCTACTATGCCAAATGAAAAGGCAAGTGGGGATTTTGTTGTGGATGAGAAAAACCGCACGATTTTGCTTACTGAGGCTGGAATTTCAAAGGCTGAAAAGCTTTTTGGAGTTGAAAATTTATACAGCCTGGATAATGCCATTTTAGCACACCAGCTAGATCAAGCCCTAAAGGCTCATAATCTCTTTGAAAAAGACGTGCATTATGTGCTAAGGGAAAATCAAGTTGTAATAGTTGATGAATTTACAGGTAGACTTAGCGAGGGTAGACGTTTTAGCGAGGGACTTCACCAAGCCTTAGAGGCAAAGGAAGGGGTTAAAATTCAAGAAGAAAGCCAAACCCTAGCTGACATAACCTTTCAAAATTATTTTAGGATGTATGACAAACTAGCCGGCATGACAGGAACCGCTCAAACCGAAGCAACCGAGTTTTCACAAATTTACAGCCTTGATGTTATTTCCATACCTACAAATTTGCCTGTAAAAAGAATTGACAAAAACGACTTAATCTACAAAACACAGGATGAGAAATTTAAAGCAGTAATTGCTGATATAAAAGAGGCGAACAAAAAGGGGCAACCTGTATTAATAGGTACTGCGAGCATAGAAAGAAGCGAGGTTTTTCACTCAATGCTGGTTAAAGAACGTATCGCTCATCATGTGCTAAATGCTAAAAACCACGAGCAAGAAGCCTTAATTATAGCTGATGCGGGCAAAAAAGGAGCCGTGACCATAGCTACAAATATGGCAGGGCGTGGGGTTGATATAAAGATAGATGATGAGGTAAGAAGCCTTGGCGGGCTTTATATCATAGGCACTGAAAGGCACGAAAGTAGGAGAATTGATAATCAATTAAGAGGCCGTGCAGGTAGGCAGGGTGATCCTGGCATGAGTAGATTTTATCTAAGCTTAGAAGATAATTTGCTTAGAATTTTTGGTGGGGATAGGATTAAAAGCATTATGAATAGGCTAGGCATTGCTGAGGGCGAAAGCATAGAATCAAGCATAGTCACAAGGGCTGTTGAAAATGCGCAAAAAAAGGTTGAAAGCATGCATTTTGAGAGCAGAAAACACCTGCTTGAGTATGATGATGTGGCAAATGAGCAAAGAAAAACTATATATAAATACAGAAACGAACTTTTGGATGAGGACTTTAACATAAGGGCTAAAATTTCACAAAACATAGGCGAGTATGTGAGCTCTTTGCCAAATGATCAAAGCATTATAAAAGATGATTTAGACATAGATATAGAGGCTTTAAAAATCAAAATAGCCACTGATTTCAACCTTGAACTTAAAGAAAATTTAGAAAACCTAAGCACGGATGAGCTTATGGATAAATTGGATTCTTTTCTCAACAAAAGCTATGATGAAAAAATGTCCGTTTTAGACGAGCTCGATAGAAAAAAGGTTGAGAGAATTTTTTATCTGCAAGTGCTTGACAACGCTTATAGAGAGCATTTGTATCAAATGGACATCCTAAAAACAGGAATTTCGCTAAGAGGTTATAATCAAAAAGACCCTCTAGTGGAGTATAAAAAAGAAAGTTATAATTTATTTTTAGAGCTTGTAGAAAGGATAAAATTTGAAAGCATAAAGCTACTTTTTAGCTTAAAAATCAACGAAAAAGATAGCAAGAATTTCGAAGAAAGAGCGAGCGAAAAAAACGATGAGCTTTTACAAAATTCTAAGCAATCAAACGGACAAGAAGAAACAGCTAGAGAAACTGTTTCAAGCTCTTCAAAAAAGATACCTAGAAATTCACCTTGTCCTTGCGGCTCAGGTAAAAAATACAAAGAATGCTGCGGCAAGAGTGGCCCAAAAAGAGGAATTTTAGCTTAA
- a CDS encoding motility associated factor glycosyltransferase family protein yields MNNIFLQNLQALRRINSPLVDILQELEIKNISSIKDEKGLNFILNDIALYENPKEDLLNRASFFKQNFSSYPVLYFYGLGNSMLYKLLLENDRLKHLVVFEDNLELIKLCLSLFDFSKQLIQKKLILLSTDENSLYELLKIEDIILAYELYELHVHSDFYMNFFADKIKSLNFKLTNLLKNSVFYYGTSADDGYVGIENSLANLDTMLENFVFKNFLKDNKFRFKTAIIVATGPSLDKQLPLLKSYHKKAIIFCLDSSYKILHKHGIKPDIVLSLERVKESAEFFNNDYKEFDENTVFVVSALTHPNTVKYLKEAKRDFMLVLRPLHFHSSLKLDEYGYLADGLSVANMAFELAASLRFENIILIGQDLAYAQDKSSHSEDYMYKSLHKNDYERDENLYKCEAYGGLGVVQSSLVWTLFRQSLQKDASLVSSKLNIKVFNATQGGARIKACIEKPFKECCEELLSEDLDKRFFLFKNDSLKISSLKKQTKKRMKKIYTSSKHFLSIISKINDEDFENLELLMLKFRQSDCFNELFMPSYFAYASKITKLKVFDLKLECKKEALLFFAELAELLSKQNALLKRYIEG; encoded by the coding sequence TTGAATAATATCTTCTTGCAAAACTTACAAGCTTTAAGGCGGATAAATTCGCCGCTTGTAGATATTTTGCAAGAACTTGAGATAAAAAATATCAGCAGCATTAAGGATGAAAAGGGCTTAAATTTCATCCTTAATGACATAGCTTTATACGAAAATCCAAAGGAAGATCTTTTAAACAGAGCTTCTTTTTTTAAGCAAAATTTTAGTTCCTATCCTGTGCTGTATTTTTACGGGCTTGGAAATTCTATGCTTTATAAGCTTTTGCTTGAAAATGACAGATTAAAGCATTTGGTGGTTTTTGAGGATAATTTAGAGCTTATAAAGCTTTGTTTAAGTCTTTTTGACTTTAGCAAGCAATTAATACAAAAAAAACTCATACTTTTAAGTACGGATGAAAATTCCTTGTATGAGCTTTTAAAGATAGAAGATATTATTCTTGCTTACGAGCTTTACGAGCTTCATGTGCATAGTGATTTTTATATGAATTTTTTTGCTGATAAAATTAAGAGCTTAAATTTCAAACTTACAAATCTTTTAAAAAATTCAGTTTTTTACTATGGCACAAGTGCAGATGATGGTTATGTAGGCATAGAAAATAGCTTAGCAAATTTAGATACTATGCTTGAAAATTTTGTCTTTAAAAACTTTTTAAAGGATAATAAATTTAGATTTAAAACAGCTATCATAGTGGCAACAGGCCCTTCTTTAGATAAGCAGCTTCCCTTGCTTAAGAGCTATCATAAAAAGGCCATTATCTTTTGCCTTGATTCTTCTTACAAGATACTACACAAGCATGGCATTAAGCCAGATATTGTTTTATCCTTAGAAAGGGTTAAAGAAAGTGCCGAATTTTTTAATAATGATTATAAAGAATTTGATGAAAATACTGTTTTTGTGGTTTCTGCTTTAACTCATCCAAATACTGTTAAGTATCTAAAGGAGGCCAAAAGAGATTTTATGCTTGTTTTAAGGCCCTTGCACTTTCATTCTAGCCTAAAACTTGATGAGTATGGTTATTTGGCTGATGGTTTAAGCGTGGCAAATATGGCTTTTGAGTTAGCTGCTTCTTTAAGATTTGAAAACATCATTTTAATAGGCCAGGATTTAGCTTATGCACAGGATAAAAGCTCACACAGCGAGGATTATATGTATAAAAGCTTGCACAAAAATGATTATGAAAGAGATGAGAATTTATACAAGTGCGAGGCTTACGGTGGGCTTGGTGTGGTGCAAAGTTCTTTGGTTTGGACACTTTTTAGGCAAAGCTTGCAAAAAGATGCAAGTTTAGTCAGTTCTAAGCTTAATATAAAGGTTTTTAATGCTACGCAGGGCGGTGCGAGGATAAAAGCTTGTATAGAAAAGCCTTTTAAAGAATGCTGTGAGGAGCTTTTAAGCGAGGATTTAGATAAAAGATTCTTTCTTTTTAAAAACGATAGTCTTAAAATTTCAAGCCTTAAAAAACAAACAAAAAAAAGGATGAAAAAAATTTACACCTCCTCAAAGCACTTTTTAAGCATTATTTCAAAGATAAATGATGAGGATTTTGAGAATTTGGAACTTTTAATGCTTAAGTTTAGACAAAGTGACTGTTTTAACGAACTTTTTATGCCAAGTTATTTTGCTTATGCAAGCAAGATTACAAAGCTAAAAGTATTTGATTTAAAATTAGAGTGCAAAAAAGAGGCTCTGCTTTTTTTCGCAGAACTTGCAGAGCTCTTATCTAAGCAAAATGCCTTGCTTAAGCGATATATTGAAGGATAG
- a CDS encoding ABC transporter permease, whose amino-acid sequence MWRYLLFKYLRFDKTQPFIMLSMILAFLGVCVGLCVLLVAMAIMNGFSKDFKERFFVMNYPLTIVSKFTQVDDELVNELKNSFPTLNFSPYISTQVIARGENKFEGGILFGINSKDEKKINKIVADALKDNELKDYDILIGSALFKEFRLNTNDKLSIIFSNLSPNALALIPQSKRFDVKFNFTSGLSFYDKAYMYADVGALRKLLNVRDGLYHGIHVYSSDAQKDLNTLQSFLGEGFLVFGWWEDNANLFSALELEKTALFIVLMLIILVASLNIVSSLLMIVMNRRSEIALLLALGASKKEIKTSFFTLGCLVGFGGMIAGIILAFFAMWILGNFNIIELPADVYGSSKLPLDLSALDFIYTVIGATAIVALSSYYPAKKATQVDVLETLRNE is encoded by the coding sequence ATGTGGAGATATTTACTTTTCAAATATCTAAGGTTTGATAAGACGCAACCATTCATCATGCTTTCGATGATACTTGCCTTTTTGGGAGTCTGCGTTGGGCTTTGCGTTTTGCTTGTGGCTATGGCTATAATGAACGGCTTTTCAAAGGATTTTAAAGAAAGATTTTTTGTTATGAACTATCCTTTGACCATAGTTTCTAAATTTACGCAAGTTGATGATGAGCTGGTAAATGAGCTAAAGAATTCTTTTCCAACTTTAAATTTTAGTCCTTATATAAGCACGCAGGTTATCGCAAGAGGTGAGAATAAATTTGAGGGTGGAATTTTATTTGGAATAAATTCAAAAGATGAAAAAAAGATTAACAAAATCGTAGCCGATGCTTTGAAAGATAATGAACTAAAAGATTACGACATCTTAATAGGCTCTGCCTTGTTTAAAGAATTTAGACTAAATACAAATGATAAATTAAGCATTATTTTTTCAAATTTAAGCCCAAATGCCCTTGCCTTGATACCGCAAAGCAAGAGATTTGATGTTAAATTTAATTTCACCTCAGGCCTATCTTTTTATGATAAGGCTTATATGTATGCTGATGTAGGTGCGCTTAGAAAGCTTTTAAATGTAAGAGATGGACTTTATCACGGCATACATGTATATTCAAGCGATGCGCAAAAAGACCTAAACACCTTGCAAAGCTTTCTAGGCGAGGGCTTTTTAGTCTTTGGCTGGTGGGAGGATAATGCAAATTTATTTTCAGCCTTAGAGCTAGAAAAAACGGCTTTGTTTATAGTTTTAATGCTCATAATCTTAGTTGCTAGCTTAAATATAGTAAGCTCTTTGCTTATGATAGTTATGAATAGACGCAGCGAAATCGCCCTACTTCTAGCACTTGGCGCTTCAAAAAAAGAGATTAAAACAAGCTTTTTTACTTTGGGCTGCCTTGTTGGCTTTGGCGGTATGATAGCTGGCATTATCCTTGCCTTTTTTGCTATGTGGATTTTGGGAAATTTCAACATCATAGAGCTTCCAGCTGATGTTTATGGTTCTAGCAAATTACCGCTTGACTTATCAGCCCTAGACTTCATCTATACAGTAATTGGTGCTACTGCGATAGTAGCACTTAGCTCTTACTACCCGGCTAAAAAAGCAACCCAAGTTGATGTGCTTGAAACCTTAAGGAATGAGTAG